GTTGAATCTATAACATAGGGAAAGGCATAAACGGGTGTTCCCTTATGTTCGAAATAGGCAGCTTTTATAGCCCCACTGCCCGCATAGATGGTATCGTTGATATATTTTTCATCGTAGACGATCTTGAACTTATCGCCCTTTTCCAATCTAAAAAAGTCGATGGTCCAAGCGTAGATTTCCGACAGGTTGATGGTCACCGCATAATCGACCCCCAAGCTATCCAATGTTTGTGAGAGACTGCTGTTGATGACACCTGCCACCTCACGCTCGACCAGCTGTACCTCTTTCTTGCTCTTGTACACCAAGGCACTGTCCCTTAAATCTACCACCGTATAATTGACCTTATCGTTTTGATAGATAAAAATCTGGGCCTTTTCGAGCGAATCTTTTGATTTGAGGATTACATAGGGTTTGCCAACTCGGATTTTTCTAACATCGAAGGTATCCCTGAATTTTTCGGAAACGGCCGCAATTTTTGGGTAGTCAACATGGTTCTTGAGCATCAGCTCGCCAAAACTGTCGCCATAGCGGATGGTGTCGTTCACCACCTTAAACTCCTCCAGATTGAAGCCAAAATATTTTTCGACCGGTTTTTCTACCTCAATTTGGGCAATCTCGGTGATGATTGGCTTTTCCTCTTCTTTGCATGAAACAATTACCACCAATGCCAAAAGTACGCCCCAGTATTTCTGCATTTCTTATTTTTTGTTGTCGGGGTTGAACATATGGTCAACCCACTGTTTGCCCCAATTTGCAAGCTCTTCCTCTGAGTACAAAGTTGGGAAAAAAATTATTCTTTGAAAACTGGGTGGCAAAAACTCTTTCCAGTTGGTGCCGCCCGTGGCCTCTATTGCCGCGTTTTCTTTTTTCAAATAACGATAGGCCGACCCCATGTGCATCAAGGGCCAATTGACATTGGCGTTGATATCCAATCGCTTCAAAGCCTCTATCAATTCAGGGTTTTCCCTGACTTTTTTGGGCAGTTGAAGGTATTTATGGTATATCGTATTGCCTTTTACCTGTTTGGCTATACGTATCAACCTAGGAGTATAACGATATTCGAACTGTTTTAGTGTTAGGGTCTTCTCACCTGTTTTTAAGTCTGTTGCACCCTTTTTCCAATAGATATGCCCATAGAGCTCTTCTATGGTGTTCTGCTCTGAAAAATGTCCCCGTTCGGTATGGTGCACCAAATTTTCCAACGGGGTGGCATATATCTCGATCATTCGGTATTGCACCGATTGAAACCCGCTTGCTGGAAGCAACGCCATTCTGTAGCGCAAGAACTGTTCGCGCTGCATGCCGTTGATCATAATGCTGAACGATGAGGTGAGTGCCTTGAAATAGTTGTTGATCCGGTCTGTCTTTTCGAGAAAGACCTCCAATGCTTGCGATTTGTCATCTACCAATTGCTTCTGCTCATGCAAGATGAGCTTGAAATAAAGCTCGGTGATCTGGTGGTACATGATAAAAATCTCCTCATCGGGAAAGTAGGTTCGGGGCACTTGAAGGCTCAAAAGGGTGTCGAGGTGGATATAGTCCCAATAGGTGAGATAACGTTGGTACAACAACCCGTCTAAATAAGAGCTCAGGTCTTGGCCCGAGTCTCTATACTTCTCTTCAAGCTTGTTGATTTGCGACTCAATTCGCTTATCTCTCTTCATCAGTGGTTGTTCAATCCATAATTATTTTGAACTGATTTTTAAGGCCATTGTAACCGTCTAAATCGGCCTTGATAGACCCAACGGCCAAATCGGCCTTGATACGCACCGGAATTTTGTTAAGATCGTTGGACACCCACAAGGTAAGACTCTCTTGCTCGCGAAATACTCTTCCTGATTGTACGTAGGGCCTAAATTTAAGACATTCTACCTTACCAAACTTGGTTCTTATGGTGTCAATGCCCAGAAATTTGAGCTTGAATTTATAAACCCCATCGTCATCGAACAGCATGTCCATGCCAATACTCTCACCCACAACAAGGTCGTCTGCATCGTACCTGTCCCTCAAATAATAGGCTGCAGAAACTAGATCTTGCACTTGGTCGTGGATGGTAAAATCATACTGCTTGTTGTTCTTATTGTCTTTTAAGAGCGCTTTGTTCTTTGTGTAATCAAAGTCTATTTCGATGTCTTTTGTATACCCTCCTTCATCAATTTTTCTGATGAACCGGTAGGGTTTGCCATCATCCTGGCCAAAATAACTTTCATAGGTGTCGTCAACCTTGAAAAAGATACTTGCAAAACCAGTGGTCTTGCCCCGGCCCACAACATGGTAGACCGGTTTTCCTTTTATGGTGTCGGTTTTAAGGTGCAGGGTGGCATAACTGGCGTTCAAGATGCCATAATGTATCCTGAACTTCAACCATTCGCCTGCTTTAAATGCCCTGGGTGTCTGTGCAGACAACCCCATGACAAATAGCAATAATATTATAGGGACAATTTTCTTCATGATGTTCATTACACCGCCAAAAGTACTAATACGATACATTTAGAAGCATGTTTTACATTACTTTAAACAAAAGTTATTCCAAATTAGTATACGCAAAAAAAGCCCCGACTGAGTGTCGGGGCTTTTTCTAAATAACCAACCAAACTTTAAATTATGAAAAACCAATACTTAAAGTAATAAAGGAACCACCCTTTATCACTGTAAAGATAAGTTGAAGTTTTTTCTGAAAACAGTTTTTAACGGACTTTAACTATATGCCGTACTTATTGGGGATCGCTTAATAATTTGTTCTGAAAAAATTAAGAAAAATGGGGGGGTTATGGTTTGGTGCAGACAGGCACTTATCAAAACCAAAAGCCTACACTAAAAAAAACATTGCTATCATCTAGTTGGGGCGACCATGAATAGTAAACCTGTACGGGGCCCAGAAACGACTCAAAGCCATAACCTACGCCGAAGCCCGAAAAATCAGGCTCTGAGAACCATTCACCGGTTCTAAAAAGATCATCTTCCACATTGGCCACATTGGCGGTAAAGAGTATGTGGTTTTTGGGGGCAATTTCGATGTCGAGGCGTCCATAGGCCTTAACAAAACTGTTTCCGGGCAGGCTAAGAAAATCATATCCGAAAAAGGGGATAAAGTTGTTGATGAAATCATTGCCAAAGCCTCCCAAAACAAAGTCAAATGACCCCACGCTCGAAGTGCCCAGTTTAAACCCGCCTTCTGTCTCAAGATTGAAATATGTGTTGGGCAATAACTTGAACGCCGTACCCATACGGGCCTTCGCTATTGAAAATTCTTTGAAGTTATCGTTAAAGTCAGAAGAAAAAAGATACACATGAAAGTCTCCATCGAATAAAAGGCCCTCCGTGGGAAAGTACTTATCGTCATAAGTATCCAATGCCAATTTGCCAAAAGCACTGAAATAATTGCTATCCTCAAAAAAAGTACGGTCTCCAGAGCTTGGCGTAAAACTCGCTTCTGCCATTTGAGCATTTTCAGTCAAGGTTCTTGTGCTGTACCGCAGCAATTTGTGCTCAGCCCCAATCCTAAACGCAAACTCTTCACGTAATACCGTTTGTAGGTACAGCTGATTGGTGAAATCGGCCACATCAAGCAATATCTGGCCTATGTTGGGATTGTCGACAACATCAAAATTGGAGCTTATGAGTCCGTAATCAATTTCTTGGTCAAAATCGGTGAAACTGGAGTTTATACCAAAGCTCCAATACGCTCCTTTGTCTACGTAATATTCCAAATTGTACCTTATGTGGTCTCCTAAAATAAAATCAAAAGAGGCCACATCGTCTTGAAAAAAGAGGCCCTTTCGGGTAAGGTTGATCAAAGCGGCACTTTTATATAGGTCGTCATAATGCGCGCCCATTTTGATGAACATTTTGGTAGGGTCGTCTTTAAGCTTCAGAATGAGGTCGGTACCAAGGCCGTTGTATGCCAACTCGTACCGCAGTGCCTTGAAATTGCCCGTAGCGGCCAGATTGTTGATTCCCTGTTGGAGTTTTTCGAACGAAATTTTTTCGCCCAGATCTACCCGCAGCTTACCCTTTACATAGCCCCTGGAGTAGCGGGTATCTCCTTTTATCATAAGCCGGTTGATGATCAGGCTATCAGACACTTCGCCCTTAAAATTCTTTGCATCCATTGTCGCTTGCTCCCGTGCCACTTTGACAAGTTCATCAAATCGTGCCTTGGCAGCCTTCTCGCCAATTTCCATTATTTCTGCAGCATAATCAAAGTCAATTACCGAAAAATCACCGATCTCCGGTTTTATGTAGATGTCTGTCTTTTCCCGTTTTTCAACCATATCCCTTACCGTGCGGTAGTTGTTTATCTGCAGAAGAATTCCCGTGGCCGATGATAGCGACTCCCGTTTTACAAGGCCATGCTGTACATCGACCCCTATAATGATGTTGGCACCCATTTCTTTCACCTCATCAATAGGGTAATTATTCACCACCCCACCGTCTATCAGTATGTCTCCATCGATCTCTGAAGGCTCGAACAGTGATGGAAAAGTACCGCTTGCTGTTATGGCCTCTGGCAGAAAACCGGAGTCTAGTACCACTTCTTCGCCGGTTTCTACATTTGTGGCTATGCATACAAAGGGTATTGGAAGTTGGTTGAAGTCACGTATGTCTTTAACGTGGTACAACAAGCGAACCAACTCGCCGTAGATGCGCTGCCCCCCGGAAATACCCTGCGGAAAAGAAATTTTGAACCCATTAAACGGAAGACTTAGGGCATACCTTTCTGAATCGTCCTTTTCATAAAAGGTCTTGGCCCCCCTGGGCACATCGTCTTGGATCAACTCATTAAAATCAGTGGCCCTGAATATTGAATCCAGTTCGGTGGCCGAGTACCCCGCAGCATACAAAGCCCCAACTATGGCCCCCATACTGGTTCCGCCAATATAATCAACCTTTACCCCCGCCTCTTCAATTACCTTCAGGGCCCCTATATGGGCAAGCCCCTTGGCGCCGCCCCCGCTCAATACCACGCCTACTTTCGGGCTTTCTTGTGAAAAACAGCTATGTGCTACCAGTGCCAGTGCCAAAAACGAGGCCTGTCTGATCTTAGTGTTAATGAAATGATTCATAAATTTTTTTTGCCTTGGCCATACCGACGCTTTTGGCCAAATGGTCGATACTTGCCTCTTTGATCCGTTTTACCGATTTAAATTCTTTCAACAACTGTTGCGCCGTTTTCTCTCCAATGCCCTCAATACTCTCAAGCTCAGAATCAATGGCCTTTTTGCTTCTCTTGTTTCTATGAAAGGTGATGCCAAAACGGTGGGCTTCGTTTCGAAGCTGTTGTATGATTTTTAAAGTTTCCGACTTTTTGTCGAGGTACAGGGGTATGGGGTCATCAGGAAAATAGATTTCCTCTAACCGCTTTGCAATGCCTATAATGGCGATCTTACCCCTTAAGCCCAAGCGCTCAAGGCTCTTGAGTGCCGACGAAAGCTGACCTTTGCCCCCATCGATCACTATCAGTTGGGGCAAGGGTTCATTCTCATTCAGCATTCTCTTGTAGCGCCGGTGCACCACTTCTTCCATCGATGCAAAATCGTTGGGCCCTGAAACGGTCTTAATGTTGAAGTGGCGATATTCTTTTTTGGAAGGCTTTCCATTTCTGAAGACCACGCAGGCGGCCACCGGGTCGCTGCCTTGTATATTCGAGTTGTCGAAACATTCAATATGCCTTGGCTCTTCTGAAAGTCTGAGGTCGGCCTTCATCTGTGCCATTATACGTTTGGCATGCCTGTCGGGGTCAGTGATCTTTATTTGCTTGAAACGCTCTTGACGGTAGAATTTTGCATTTCTGGTCGAAAGATCTACCAATTTTCGCTTATCTCCAAGTTTTGGCACCGTGACCCTCAGCCCTTCTTCCACTGGTACGGCAAATGGCAAATAGAGTTCTTTTGAGTCTGAACCAAACCGCTGACGAATCTCAATGATGCCCAGTTGCAAGAGTTCTTCATCGGTCTCATCCAATTTTTTCTTTATCTCCATTGTGTGTGAACGCACCACCAGCCCATGTGAAATCTGTAAGAAGTTGATATAGGCATGGGTCTCATCTGAAACGATTGAAAAGACATCCACATCGCTAATCTTCGGATTGACGATCAATGATTTTGCCTGGTAATTTTCCAAAACCTCAATTTTTTCCTTTATCCGCTGGGCCTTTTCGTATTTCATCTCAGCGGCCAACATTTTCATCTGTTTTTTAAGGTTGGAAAGGGATGATGAAAAATTGCCCTTTATAATGGCCCTGATGTCGTCTATCTGGCCTTCATATTCTTCGGCGGTCTGCAGCCCCTCACATGGCCCTTTGCAGTTGCCCAAATGGTACTCCAGGCATACCTTATACTTGCCCGCCGCTATTTTTTCCTCAGACAGGTCGTAATTACAGGTACGAAGGGGGTATATGCTGCGGATGAGGTCGAGTATGGTCTTGATGGTCTTTACACTGGTGTACGGGCCAAAATATTCAGAACCGTCCTTGATGAGTCTTCGGGTCATGAACACCCTGGGAAACCGTTCGTCCTTGATACAGATCCAAGGGTAAGATTTATCGTCCCTCAACAACACATTGTAGCGTGGTTGGTGCTTTTTTATGAGGTTGTTCTCCAATAATAAGGCATCTGACTCTGTCGGCACCACCACATGTTTAATGGTCTTTATTTTCTTGACCATCACCCGTGTTTTGCCGTACTCCTGTTTTCGCGTAAAGTATGAAGAGACCCTTTTTTTAAGGTTTTTGGCCTTGCCCGCATAGAGCATTTTGCCGTCTGCATCAAAAAACTGGTAGACCCCCGGGTTATCGGGCAACGAACTCAATTGTACTTCTATCGACAGGGTTGACATGGTATGCTAGGGCACGCTTTAAAATACAGTATGAAATTACTATGTTTTTCGCAAAGGCCCTCTGAAATGGTGGTTAAAAATCGGTGACAGACCATAGCCGCGGCCTATTCGCCTTTCTATAAGAAAAATCAGCCTTCATGGGTTGCGCCGCTGTTAAAAAAATAATAAAAAAGTGCATTTCATCGATAAAAAAGTGCATTTCATAGCGCTCACTTTATTTTTTTGTTTATTTTTAGACACCTAAACGTTAAATGCATGGAGAATTATCTTATCGTTTTGGGCATGTATCTAATTTTGATGTTGTTCTTCAAAATTTACGTTGCCGTCTCAACAAAAGAGTAGGTAATTATTGCTTGAAACTTCCCCCGGAATCAATCAACATCGCGTATGTTGAAACATGAATTAAGAAAAGTCTATAAGGAGAAACGATTACATCTTTCTCCTTCTTTTATTTTAGAACATAGCATTGAAATAGCCAACCGACTCCTACAACTACCCATTTGGCATTTCACCCACTACCATGTCTTTTTGAGCATTGCCGATAAAAAGGAGGTGGATACCCACCCCATAATAACAACCCTACAGGCCAGGGACAAATGTGTTGTGGTCCCGAAAATCGCTTCGGGTACTGAAATGGAACATTACCTTTTGACCGACAGTACAAAGCTGGTGTTGAACAGTTGGCAGATTCCCGAGCCTGTGGACGGTATCAAAATAGAAGCGTCAAAAATCGACGTCATCTTCATGCCCCTTTTAGCCTTTGACCTAATGGGAAACCGCGTCGGGTATGGCAAGGGTTATTACGATACGTTCTTGAAAAAGTGTCGGCAAGATTCGATTAAAATCGGAGTGTCTTTCTTTGGAGCCGAGGAAGTGATCAGCGATGTCGGCCCGCACGATGTTCCTTTGGATTATTGTGTTACTCCGACCAAAATCTATTCATTCCCTTCTTCCGATCTTTCTTCTTGACCTTTTTTAGGGAAGGCCTTTTTGTTAAAAATGATGAGCAAGGCCACTCCAATGCTTATGGCTGAATCGGCGATATTGAAAACCGGTTCAAAAAAGCTAAAGTTATTACCTCCCACAAAGGGTACCCAGTCGGGCCAAACGGCATCCTGTATGATGGGAAAATAAAGCATATCGACCACCTTGCCATGAAACAGTTTGCCATATGGTTCATCAGCAAAAAGGGTCGCCACTTGGTTATAACTGTCGTTAAAGATTACCCCATAGAAAACCGAATCGATAATGTTGCCCAAGGCGCCGGCGAAAATCAAGGAAACGGCTACAATTAAAACACGGGCAGATTTCTTTTTGATGATATCATACAACCAATAGCCAATACCGACAATGGCAAAAAGCCGAAAAATGGTCAAGATCAATTTACCAGTTGATTCAGATATGGGCAGAAAATCGTTCAGTTTGGTCCCCCAGGCCGCCCCTGAATTCTCGATAAATAAAATCTTGAACCAACGGAAAACCTCAACGGATTCTTGATACTCAAAATGCGTTTTGATATAGATTTTGCTAATCTGGTCGATCAGCAATACAACTATGATCAGTAAGAGTGATTTTTTTAGGTCCATTTGTAAAAATGAGTTGCAAAAATACTGATATTATTCAGTTTTTTTGAGATGGATGTCGCCCTCTACCGACCGCAGGTCATAAACTGAATTACCTGACGGAATCGAACTCCCACTTACCCTTCCGTAAGCTGATGTAGCCAGTATATCACCTTTGTCGGTAAAAAGATAAATGGTTCCCCTTTGGGTTTTTACCTGCACGTTTTCGCCAATGTTGCGCAGTTCGCAAACACCATCGGCCAAATCAACTTTGAGGTTTTTATAGTTGCCGGTGGCATTGACATGGCTGCTGGTGCCATAAAGACGAATATCATGGTATTCGGGCAATGTTATGTGAAGCCGTATCGAAACGACCTTGTGGGCACTCAATTTGTCGTTCGGAAAGATGAAATTGGGCTGAAAACCTGTGTTCACCAGAATGGTTTGGCCTTCTTGCTCGATATTGACCACCAAATCTTTTTTGTATTCGCCATCGATAATGGCCTCGACCGACAGTTCATCGCCCGAAGCCGTAGTCAAATCTACTTGGTAGCAATTATTCGAATCAATTTGGATGTAGTCATTGTTGGCGTTGACGTAGGTCTTTTTCACCACCTTTTGCGCAGCAACGGTAATACTGGCCAAAAAGCCCAGTAGACCCATAACAAAATACCCGCAACGTCTCAAAGGCACTGGCCTACTTTTGCATGTTCTTTGCCTCAATGCTCAAAGTGGCATGGGGTACCAGCTTCAACCGTTCTTTGTTGATCAATTTGCCCGTTACCCGACAAATGCCATAGGTTTTGTTCTCAATTCGCAACAAAGCATTTTTAAGGTCGCGGATAAATTTCTCTTGACGGATGGCCAATTGGGTGTTGGCCTCTTTGCTCATGGTCTCAGAACCCTCTTCAAACGCTTTGAACGTTGGCGAAGTGTCGTCTGTACCATTGTTGCCATCGTTCATGTAAGAACTTCTCAAAAGCTCAAGGTGCTTTTGGGCCTTTTCTATTTTCTCTTCAATCAGCTTTCTGAACTCCTCAAGCTCTTTGTCTGAATACCGGACTTTAGTATCGTTTGACATCTTTCAATGTTTTTTAATTAATAATCTAGTGTTCACTCCATCAAAGGCCAAGGCCGTTCCTCCTTCCAGTTCCTCTTCAAAATCAAGCGCTGCGGTCAGGGTCTCTGATTTAATATACTCTTTATTGCTTTCAACTGCCTCTTCGATCAAGCCATCTTTTTGGATCTTGATGTCAATTCTATCGGTCACTTCAAAACCTGAGTCTTTTCGCAGGTTTTGAATGCGGTTCACAAGTTCTCTGGCGATACCCTCTTTTTTAAGGTCATCGTTAATGGTAACATCAAGTGCCACGGTAAAGGTGCCATTACTGGCCACCAACCAACCCTCGATGTCTTGAGAACTGATTTCTACATCTGACAACTGTAATTTAATGCTTTTATTTTCCAAATCAAGCGATATTTCGCCTTCCTGTTCAATTTTTTGGATGTCTTCTTGCCCCATTTGTGAAACAGCGGCAGCAATTGCCTTCATCTCTTTCCCGTATCGGGGGCCCAAAACCTTGAAATTTGGCTTGATCTGTTTGACCAAAATGCCCGAAGCATCATCGAGCAGCTCGATCTCCTTGACGTTTACCTCGGACTTGATCAAATCGGATACCGCTTCGATCTCTTCCCTTTGGGAAGCATCCAGCACGGGAATCATGACCTTTTGCAATGGCTGTCGCACCTTGATCTTTTCTTTCTGGCGTATGGAAAGCACCAATGAGGTAATTTTTTGTGCCGCCTGCATCTTGCCCTCCAACTTTTTGTTCACCATGGTTTCATCATGGTCGGGGAAGTCAGCAAGGTGCACGCTCTCAAGCCCTTCCAATTGGGTCACCGCTTCCAAGTCTTTGTACAGTCTGTCCATATAAAAGGGTGCCAAAGGGGCCGAAAGTTTGGCAACCGTACACAGGCAGGTATAGAGCGTTTGATAGGCCGAGATTTTGTCCTTCTGGTAATCCCCTTTCCAAAAACGTCTTCTGCTTAGGCGAACATACCAGTTGCTGAGGTTTTCCTGCACAAAATCTGAAATGGCGCGTGCCGCTTTGGTTGGCTCGTAATCGGCATAGGCCCCATCGACCAGCTTGATCAGGGTATGTAGTTCAGAAAGAATCCATTGGTCAAGCTCTGAACGCTCATCTAGGGCCATCTCTTCTTCACTGTACGAAAAGCCATCGATATTGGCATACAGCGCAAAAAAGGCATAGGTGTTGTAAAGGGTGCCAAAAAACTTTCGTTTGACCTCGACAACGCCCTCGATGTCAAATTTTAGGTTGTCCCACGGGTTGGCATTCGCTATCATGTACCATCGGGTGGCATCGGCCCCATGGGCCTTCATCGTCTCAAAGGGATCAATGGCATTGCCCAAACGCTTCGACATTTTTTTGCCCTCTTTATCGAGTACCAAGCCATTTGACACCACATTTTTATAGGCCACTGAGTCAAATACCATGGTGGCTATGGCATGCAGTGTATAGAACCATCCCCGTGTCTGATCGACCCCTTCGGCAATGAAGTTCGCCGGAAAAGCAACCCGGTCATCAATCAACTGTTTGTTCTCAAAAGGATAGTGCCATTGGGCATAGGGCATCGAACCGCTATCGAACCATACATCGATAAGGTCTGCTTCGCGTTTCATGGGCTTGCCCGAGGGCGACACCAAAACTATTTTATCAACCACATTTTTGTGAAGGTCGATTTTGTCATAATTGGCCTCGCTCATGTCACCCACAACAAAGTCGTCGAAGATATCTTTCTCCATAAAACCTGCCTCGACGGCTTTGCCCATTTCTGATTTGAGTTCTTCAACCGAGCCGATTATTTTTTCCTCTTGCCCGTCGTCTGTACGCCAAATGGGCAAGGGTATGCCCCAGTAACGAGATCGAGACAGGTTCCAGTCGTTGGCATTGGCCAACCAGTTGCCAAAGCGGCCTTCACCTGTCGATTTTGGTTTCCAATTGATCTCTTGGTTCAATTCGTACATGCGATCCCGTACATCGGTGACCTTGATGAACCAAGAATCAAGTGGATAATATAAGATGGGTTTGTCTGTACGCCAACAGTTCGGGTAGCTGTGCAGATATTTTTCAACCTTGAACGCCTTGTTCTCCGTTTTTAGTTTGATGGCCAATTCAACATCGACTGATTTTTCGGGTGCCTGGCCCTCTTCGTAATATTCGTTTTTAACGTATTTGCCGCCAAACTCTCGCATTTCTGGTCGAAACCTGCCCTGTAAATCGACCAGGGGGACGGGATTGTTATTCTCATCGAGCACCAACATGGGCGGCACCTCGGGCTTCGCCTGTTTGGCCACCATGGC
This portion of the Flagellimonas lutaonensis genome encodes:
- the ileS gene encoding isoleucine--tRNA ligase, with translation MGSKFKEYKNLDLPGVAEEVLTFWKEKNIFEKSISTRDGKESYVFYEGPPSANGMPGIHHVMARTIKDIFPRYKTMKGYQVKRKAGWDTHGLPIELGVEKELGITKEDIGKKISIEEYNEACKKAVMRYTDVWNDMTEKVGYWVDMDDPYITYKSKYMESVWWLLKQIYDKGLIYKGYTIQPYSPKAGTGLSSHELNQPGTYQDVTDTTVTAQFKAKKETLPDFLKDVGGNIYFLAWTTTPWTLPSNTALTVGPKIDYVLVKTFNQYTFEPINVVVAKALVGKQFSGKFFEAESAEDFSQYKPGDKKIPYQVIAEAKGTDLVGIRYEQLIDYVQPYQNPENAFRVIAGDFVTTEDGTGIVHTAPTFGADDAMVAKQAKPEVPPMLVLDENNNPVPLVDLQGRFRPEMREFGGKYVKNEYYEEGQAPEKSVDVELAIKLKTENKAFKVEKYLHSYPNCWRTDKPILYYPLDSWFIKVTDVRDRMYELNQEINWKPKSTGEGRFGNWLANANDWNLSRSRYWGIPLPIWRTDDGQEEKIIGSVEELKSEMGKAVEAGFMEKDIFDDFVVGDMSEANYDKIDLHKNVVDKIVLVSPSGKPMKREADLIDVWFDSGSMPYAQWHYPFENKQLIDDRVAFPANFIAEGVDQTRGWFYTLHAIATMVFDSVAYKNVVSNGLVLDKEGKKMSKRLGNAIDPFETMKAHGADATRWYMIANANPWDNLKFDIEGVVEVKRKFFGTLYNTYAFFALYANIDGFSYSEEEMALDERSELDQWILSELHTLIKLVDGAYADYEPTKAARAISDFVQENLSNWYVRLSRRRFWKGDYQKDKISAYQTLYTCLCTVAKLSAPLAPFYMDRLYKDLEAVTQLEGLESVHLADFPDHDETMVNKKLEGKMQAAQKITSLVLSIRQKEKIKVRQPLQKVMIPVLDASQREEIEAVSDLIKSEVNVKEIELLDDASGILVKQIKPNFKVLGPRYGKEMKAIAAAVSQMGQEDIQKIEQEGEISLDLENKSIKLQLSDVEISSQDIEGWLVASNGTFTVALDVTINDDLKKEGIARELVNRIQNLRKDSGFEVTDRIDIKIQKDGLIEEAVESNKEYIKSETLTAALDFEEELEGGTALAFDGVNTRLLIKKH